The following coding sequences lie in one Zingiber officinale cultivar Zhangliang chromosome 2B, Zo_v1.1, whole genome shotgun sequence genomic window:
- the LOC122045692 gene encoding GDSL esterase/lipase At4g01130-like, giving the protein MRTFLLILLLSCLAVPVAEAKCAFPAIFNFGDSNSDTGGFWAAFPAQPGPFGMTYFKAPAGRASDGRLVIDFLASALGLPFLSPYLKSIGSNFRHGANFATLASTVLLPNTSLFVTGISPFSLGIQLNQMKDLRTQSIRAASTRNEQLPPSSVFSEALYTFDIGQNDFTSQLALLGIAGVKQFLLQVASQIAWSIKEIYETVGGRTFMVFNLAPIGCYPSFLSQLPHNSSDLDVYGCITSYNNAVADYNDLLNDTLQYVRSSMPAATIVFVDTHSVKLELFRNPRSHGLLHGIRACCGSGGGAYNFDTRVLCGNSKVIDGKTVTATACGNPENYVSWDGIHATEAANKRVAWSVLSGAYFYPRFPLSQLCDLQPIG; this is encoded by the exons ATGCGGACCTTCCTCctcattctcctcctttcctgCTTGGCCGTGCCCGTCGCCGAAGCCAAATGCGCATTCCCAGCTATCTTCAACTTCGGCGACTCCAACTCTGACACCGGAGGCTTCTGGGCCGCCTTCCCGGCTCAGCCCGGCCCCTTCGGCATGACCTACTTCAAGGCTCCCGCCGGCCGGGCCTCCGACGGCCGCCTCGTCATCGACTTCCTGGCCTCCGCTCTCGGACTCCCGTTCCTGAGTCCGTACCTGAAGTCGATCGGGTCGAACTTCAGGCACGGCGCCAACTTCGCGACGCTGGCGTCGACGGTGCTCCTTCCTAACACGTCCCTGTTCGTCACCGGCATCAGCCCCTTCTCGCTGGGGATTCAACTCAACCAGATGAAGGATCTCCGGACTCAATCCATCCGCGCCGCCTCCACAAGAAACG AGCAGCTTCCTCCGAGCTCTGTTTTCAGTGAAGCACTTTACACTTTCGACATCGGCCAGAACGATTTCACCTCCCAACTCGCATTGCTGGGGATCGCCGGAGTGAAGCAGTTCCTCCTCCAAGTCGCGTCTCAGATCGCGTGGTCCATCAAG GAGATTTATGAGACGGTAGGAGGGCGCACATTTATGGTCTTCAACCTCGCTCCCATCGGCTGCTATCCGTCTTTCCTATCACAGCTGCCGCACAATAGCTCAGATCTGGACGTCTATGGCTGCATAACGTCCTACAACAATGCCGTCGCCGATTACAATGATCTGCTGAACGATACTCTCCAGTATGTGCGAAGCTCGATGCCGGCTGCCACCATCGTCTTCGTGGACACCCATTCTGTGAAACTGGAGCTCTTCCGGAATCCCAGGAGCCATGGCCTTCTTCACGGGATCAGAGCTTGTTGCGGGAGTGGCGGAGGGGCTTACAATTTTGACACCCGGGTGTTGTGTGGGAACAGCAAGGTGATCGACGGGAAGACGGTGACTGCGACGGCGTGCGGAAATCCGGAGAATTACGTGAGCTGGGACGGGATCCATGCGACGGAGGCTGCGAATAAGagggtagcttggagcgtgctcAGCGGCGCGTACTTCTATCCTCGCTTCCCTCTCTCGCAGCTCTGTGACCTGCAGCCAATAGGTTGA